The DNA sequence TAGTCAGTCCCTAGAAGCAAGGGGGAAAAAACCAACagcttcttacttatcaaaaaaggcaaaaaataaaaattaggcaAGAAGATATGGCTGTCAAACTGGAGCAATTTCTTTGGCATGTAAATATGGCAGGTTATACTAAAGTCACCACTGGAAATCATCCTACTCAAACCGTATATTACTTGCCAGATTTCAACttgcaaaaataattacaaaaactaTAATCACCAATATTTCTTCCCCCAAAAGTAATTACAAAAACCATAACAACCAATATTTCttcccaaaaaaataattacaaaaaccaTAACAACCAATATTTCTtctcacaaaaataattacaaaaactaTAACCACTATTTCTTCCTAcacaaataattacaaaaactaTAGCAACCACTAAGTTTTCTTCTTACAAAAATAGTTACAAAACCTATCAAAAACTAGGTATTGCCAGTCCGTGATTTCTTCCAAGCTCCATTCAAAAATAACCAGCAGAAGCTCCACAGACAATACTCCTGCATCTAACTAAATTAATAACAGTTATTAAGAAGTCATATATAATAGACTTTGCATCAACACATACTATGCATATACTTTTGAAAGTGTGTATGTATTCTTTTCGAATGATGGTGGGATGGCTTTTGTGTTTATAGAGATATGGAATTTTATAAAGTGTGTATGTATTCTTTTTGAGTGGAAAGCACATTATGGTGCTTTAGGCAAGTTTGTCATTGACAGTTTTTCATTGAAAAATgttaatttagatatatttttttattttattttttgggaaaaatgtAGAAGCCAAGTTCATGGTACATTTGTTTTTACTCTGATTGTATTGGGTACAAGCTTATCTTCCTAAACTCGAGACAAATAAGCATGATAGATGGGCAGCATCAACAGTTGAGCgaggcaatttcttttattgaaaatatatgatataagcATCAACTGCTTTAATGATTCAATCAAACATTTATGATAAAAGCATGTGGTTGGTTGACTTCTTTTCCTCTCCAATATAGCATTTGTTATAAATCATGTTGAGCgaggcaatttcttttattgaaaatatagcATTTCTCTGCATTTCTCTCCAATATAGcatttgttataaaaatatagcatttctttttctctgcaaatgaaaatgaatgcATTTCCCATGCTATTAAGgggaaattgataaaactaacaAGTCTGTTCATGCACAGAAAGTCAAGTATgcctataaaaaatataatctcCTAGTGAAGGAGCCCATCTTCTATATGAGGTTATTCTAGAAAGtactattaaaataatttgttgGGCTCAAGGATGCTTGCAAGGGATATTTATCAAGGCTTATTTATAGAAACTACAAATAATTGTAGTTATTAAGCAGTACAATTATTATCAATAATTCCAGAAACTACAGATAGATATTTATCAAGCTATATTTGCAGTTAAAATATGCTACGAGTGCAAAAGAAAAAGGCCAACTACATATAAAGGTGATCATAGCAATAGAATAAGAGGAGTCTTTTGTTCACCAGGTATATGCTCTCAAGGAATGCCAGGCTCATGAAACAGTTTTTACCCAAAACAAGGGCAAGACTTGGGTTCTAAGGTTCAGTGATAGGATTCTAGTAAACTAGGTACAGCCACTACTTTCAATTGTCAAGTAAGCTGAATGGGAGCAAACGTTTCTCCAACTGTCTATTTCAGATGCACTTACCCTTCAAACTTAGGATTTACAATGAAGGTGTGGACATGGCCAATAGGTGTAATATTTAACAAGATACTGCTGGATATCATATCCTCTTCAGCAGGTGTCATTTCTAACCCTTTCCAAACCCAaccaacaaaaaacaaatatttctcCACTCCCACAAACAAACTGGGTTTGGCAGAAGCTCACAGCAAGTCCATAAATTGTTAAGCGTAAGCCAAGATTTGTCTGCAACACTTAACAAAGTGGTATGCTGTATTAAAGGTTGTCTTTGATCAGTTTTAAAACACCTCGTGCTTCTTTAAACTCTGTATGTTGCTAATATCTTCTTCTAAAGTGtgtatcatttttaatattgcagctctataataattatgtaatctaTGCTTATTTAAATAAGGTAGGGGCTGGCCTCAAAGCATGGATGTTAAAATATGATGTGAAGTATTTTTGCATCACCAATATGCAAATCAATTCTTCAAATACCATGGGGAGCTCAgtatatattcataaataagATATCATCCATAAAATACATCTCATATCCATTcccataaatttaaaataaaataaaataaaacaaactggTATAGGTTCCAATTTTTCTGTATTCATCAAATGTATCTCATTTCTCATTCACacaaatttaaactaaaataaaatgttcAAGCTGGTATAGACTCCAaagttttataagtaaaaaataattattcattaCCAAAATGTTCAAGATTCTAGGAATTATAACACAATAGGTAGCAGCTCTGTACAGTTAAGAAAACTCAAACCCCACCATTCCCTTCAATAAACCAAAGTAAACAGAAAAGCAAGTGCATGTGTAATATCTAGAAAAAATCTTAATGATATATACTCATCAaggaaaaacaagattttcttcatttattttcttttccccttCAAGCCCAGACTTGTGATTTTGTAAGTGCCTCACGATGGCCACAAACCTCAAAAGTTGGAGCTTCAAAGATTAGAAGCTATAGATAAGAAACCAAATCATTATTCCCTTCAAACTCAAAGTCATTCACaacttttattaatattattttcaccactattattattagtaatattatttttcatttgaatagTGCCAAAGAAGATGGGGAAGCTGCTGGAACTTTAACCCAGAAcccaaattttgataaaaacttGAATCGTATTGTCATTTTAATGGAATGGTTTTGTTAATTTGGATACTCTGTTTTATATGGCTTTGGGtgtaaatttgtaatgcatTTATCATGTAGATGATTGAGGTACTCAAAAAGAACGCTAGAGAAGCAGCCCTCTCAAAGTTGTGGTAATTTACATACACATATATGCAAAGGATCCAacgaaataaaagaaaaaaattagagtttTTAGTCAAATGATACGTGCGTACAAGACCAAAGAAATCACAAAAACCCACATGCTAGAGAAGACCCACACACTAGAGAAAACCCAAACGCTAGAGAAGACCCACATGAAGAACacccacatgaagaagaagaagcatgaAGCTATTACCAGGTTGCTTACGGACGACAATGCCGAAGATTGTGATGCAAATGCACtgtttttctcactttttttcaaagcacaATGTGAACCAACTGCATGATCTCAAACCACCACGAACACTGTGAAAAAATGATCCTTGATCGCTCCAAATGCAAGAAGCATCTCAGAAACAAAGTGTGTTTTACAGAGACTTGGAGAAGAAGCTTTCATAGTTTTATCTTTCTTgcatttctgttttttttttttttttaatataatggcTGACGTGGCATAATACCACATCAGCCGACTTATGCCGTTTGCATGCAACGACTGTCCCTAGCACTATACTTACTCAAAACGACTAAGCTTGAAAGGGGTACTCCTGATGAATCTAATCTTCATTCTTGTCATGCAGCGTTTCCAATCCTAATTTACTAAAATCGATGAAGGAATCTAAATCTGATCCCAAACCAATACCAGCATCATCCAGACATACTAAATGCAATCCCCATTCTTTGATCACTCCTACTTCCATAAATTTAGTTTGACAGACGGAATCTATAAATTCTGCTGTAGTGGAAATCTTCCGTTTATCCAGACTCTTCAATTTCCAGCTTGCCAAATATCTCGAATCCCATAAATACTCCCATAATACAATTGGCTTATCCAAAATTACGTCCTTGGGAAACCAAAATcgccaaaaataattttctggAGTACCGTCATCCAACCAAATAGGAAACGCCACATATTCACATCCGGAGAAATTAACTGGAGGAATTGAATAGAATTGACAAACAATAAAGATAGCAATCCCCATCACCGACATCGTATTACCATCACACTCTCTCTTTAGAGAGGAGCCATTACACATGtcaaaagaaagagaggagCCATTACTTTTTATTGTGGACCCACTCCGGAATTCTAGATCCCAACGACCACCTTTGTATATACATCTGTGAGGCCTGCACAAAAAGAGATGTTAATTGCAGCACAAATTAagctatttttgttttggtggtTGTCAACACCACCCTACGTATATTTACGTGTGTTCTTTTCTAAATTAAAGAAgatagagagatagagagactcACCGGATTGCTAAAATCAATGTGCACCCTAAACTTTTCTTCCGTCTCAAATTCTACAGGTGATTCGATATCACGATTGGTGGGATATGAGCTTTGTTTCGACAAAGAGTAGTCACTAATGAACATAACCGAATCTCTTGATTCACGTGGCATCCTCTTTGGTAATTTGAGATCTAAGGAACGGATGCTCTTGGGGATTAGATTGACAGATGGCATTTGTGTTATAGCAGTTTCGTACGCCTTAAATTTCTTCAAGCATTCCAACCTACTCAGGTCTGGAAATTTCTCTAGTCTTGACCAACCATCCAATTGGAGTCTTTCAAGAGAGGACAAACTATAAATAACACTCGGAAAAATTGAGACTTCCGATGATGGTAAACTCAACCTCTCTAGAGATGTCATATCTCCCAGAATATTTAGGAAATTCCCAAGTCTTGAACAtccctttaaattcaaatgTTTTAGTCGTTTGAGAGATCTGATGGATGGGTGGATCTCACACAAGTTTGtacaatttgaaaattttatttcctCAAGATTTGAAACTCCACTCAAATCTGGTGTTTCAATCAATTTCCAAGAATCACACAGATTTAAGTATTTCAAATTGTCTAAAACCTGTTATAAGCAAACAAgtagttataaattagatcaaaatatgaatatattaacttatttggaaaatatatgaaGAGGGATTattaagaaaatcaatatggatttatttatttataagagtGAAAAACTTACCATCAATCCCTTCCAGAGTTGTTTGAAGTGGCTGCCAGGCATGTTTAGTACAATAACATTTTTTGGTTGGAAACTGCTCGGCCAGGATTTTGAAGGACATTCACGCCAGTGTAGGAATCGCAACTTATCGCTTGGCATGTATTGAAAAGGATTTCCATGccattttatatattctaaagCTGCATCGAAACAAAGAAAtctcaattttctcatcttTGAGAATGCTTCAGCATTGAATTCACCATGTTTCGTTTCGAAATAAAGATCCAGGAAAATGCCTTCAATTGCATCAGTTCCCTGCAGGTAACCAAGAACAACGGATTAGCAAGCATTATGAAGAAAATATACCTTTTTATATTAATCTCTACACTAATCAACTTACAGTATCATTCTTCAGTACGTCATAGACATCCTCCACACCAAACAGTCTACTACGTCGTCCAGGTTCGTTAGGATCTTCGCGGCGAACTATTTCCTGACCCATTTTTTTTAGCAAATCATGCATGATCAACTTGTCAGGGGGATATTTTGATATGCTTACGAGGGACTTGTTGACGAGAACGTCAATGTCGATGGctggatatattttcttaaaaaagtcACTTAGCCGCCCAAATCTTTTGAGAAAACATGCCACATCCAAAAACATTTGTTGCTGCGATTCCTCCAGCCCatcaaaacttattttaagaatatcaaaaatttcttttttaggaTTTGCTTCTAGTTGATCCCTAGCACTTTTCCATGCATCTATCGTTCTCCCAAATAAGAAGCGACCCAAAACTTGAAGAGCTAAAGGAAGGCCTCCAGcataatgcacaaaacccatagaTAGATCCTTGTAATTCTCTGGAGGATTGGTTTTGTCGAAGGCTGACAAACTAAATAGCTGCAAAGCATCGGCGGTTTGAAGCAGCTCAACCTTATAGGTATCATTCACACcatgtgttatcaatatatgacTATCTCTGCATGTTATAATAACCCTACTCCCTGGACCAAACCATTTCCGATTCCCTGCTAATGCCGTCAGTTGCTTTTCACaatccacatcatcaagaatgATAAGAACCTTTTTATTCTGCAACCTGGTGCTCATCAACTTGATTCCCTGGTGATGATCCCAGATACGTATTTCTTGATCTGGCATGATCATAGAAAGAAGTTCTTTTTGTAGAGAAGCTAGACCACGAGCAGTAGTAGATTTTTCTCTAATACAAGAAATAAAGCTGCTTCCTTCAAATTGACAAGAAACTCTTCCACAAATTATTTCAGCTAGCGTTGTTTTACCAACGCCACCCATCCCATGAATTCCTAAGAAGCGAACATCATTCGATTCCATATCCAATAAGTTGATCATTTCCTCTACACGGGAGTTTATTCCAACAAGTTTCTGGCCATCATAATGAATTCGAATATTTAGCATTGTATAATTGTTGAATATTATTCCACTGATTTGTTGTATAATTGTTGACTCGTACCTGTAATTTGATAGAACAATTACTATAGACGAAACCTGAATAGGcacgaacaaataaaaaaaataaaactcttttaacttataattagaatatttagCATTGTTttgtagaaaaattataaatgtcaTGAGTAGCtaaatagatagatagatagatagttGTTAATAGCAACACTAACAATAGCAATAACCGCAACAGTACTAGCTAGTGTGGACTATATTGCTATCTCAAAGAGGACTAAATGTTACCTGTCCCCCTTTATGTGTTCTCCCTTAAGACCCCCGACTATTTTGCAAGCTTTTCTCCACGTATTAATCTCTTTGATGTCTACCTTGGGATCTTTTTCATGTGCGGCGAAAGCTTCTTCAAAAGTCCCTCTTTGATTTCTTACATCGGAAGGATCCACATGGTAGAAAATAGGAATAATTGTGATCAGCTTCGTCTTTTTCTTCCATTCAACGATCTCGGCAAGTTCCATGAGGCACCATTTGGAAGAAGCATATTTTGCCGAAAGAATGACGATGGCGTATTGTGATTGTTGAATTGCTTTCAGAAGCGCTTGAGAAATGCATTCTCCTTGCTGGAGTGTTTCGTCATCCCTAAAGACGACAATGCCTTTCCGTTTTAAATCAGCATGCAGATGATCTGTAAAACCCCTGCGAGTGTCTTCGCCATAGAAACTAAGGAAAACTTCATATTTCCATCGAGGCGTCGAGGAAGAAGGTAAGGAAGAGGTTTTGATTATTTCATCTTCTTCCGAACAAGATGAAttgtctctttttcttttcttagtatTCTCGGAATTAGTAGATGAAGAGGGTCCTAGAGTGGCGATGATTTGGCCCATGAATGCAATGCGAGAGATTTAGAAGCTTAATTGTGGAAGGTGGGAATATTGGTAATTTGCGGGCTTAGACAATGAGAAGAACAATGAAGATATCCTGAGGTGATccgtatgtatatataatagaagCTAGCCATGGAGTACTAGTACTACTGGTCGACCTGAGCAGGAAAGTTCCAGGAAGATGCAGCATCAACAATTTCTGTTATGGAATGCATTGATTACAATCGCGTATGTACGTAATTTCCAGGTGGGATTCCACCCACTTTGAAACTTTTTGACTAAAACACAAATAAAcatgacatttttataaaaccCAACTCAAGTATGGATTATATATGTTAGTAGTACAAGGATAATTATTAAAGTAGATTTTCAACGTAAACACTGTGTGATCAACGTCCatatttatcaagtctaatattcacAAGTCTCCGTTGATCGTTCCCCTTAATTTCTTAGTCATGATCCAGAAGAAGATTAAAATCAAAAgtgtaaaagaaataatttcttCGAATGACACCGTAAGGTTCTATCAACTCTTTCTGCAGTTTATTAAAACGCATTCTATGGGCTATGAATGCATACGAATGTTTTGTGCAACTTCCTGCAATACATTAAAAGCTCCTGTTGACTGACTTGGCTCCATTttcaagaggaagaagaaattcATTGCATGTAGTAGCTATTTACCGACCTTTTGGACCTGCCTATATTTTTGCGAAGAGAAAACTTCCTGCCGACATTTTctaaatctacttttttttctttttaaaaaaataaacctgCATTTTTAATAATGcagttctttttaaattaagtcGTCTCTTGCCTATTTCAAATATGGACAATACTAGAGTGATTACTAAATATGCATGctcactaaatatatatattaatataaataagtttttttatttttttaattattttttagacatctttaaccattaaaaaaaataaaaaaataaaaaaataaaaaaagataagtgAACACATTTTATAGACATATTTGTTAGTCgtattataatttctttaaaatattatcaCTTATCTTTTAcgtatgtgaaaaattatacataacaattttttaaattaagtaaataagggatctatataaaaaaattaatattttaaaagtagATCTtactttgaataaaaaaaaaaagatttttcaacGCTTATATACTCCACAATCGTATCTATCGTTATTCTTTATGATAAGATGATAAGACCACGTTATGCATATTATGAGATTATGTAACAATATTCTATTAAACTACTTATTTCAAGAGTActacaagatatatatattttgtttcaattttttattttgtatattttttttttatgctatattataagagttataattTTGTGGAAAAACAATACCAATAAGAAAGAATAGATAAAGTTTAGTTATAGATTTAGCGCTGAATTATAACAGGTCATGCCTTCATATTAGGCTTAGGTCATAATTGCAACCACAAACAAGTCTGGATATATTCATTCTATTAACGTTATTAATAATGAAGTCATTCGTACAAATTAGCAGGAGAGTCTTTTCTCTTGGTCAGCGTTGACAGCATATTTCCAGGGTGGCTTGGGTTCCACCACTTTAGAACTTTTTGACTAAAACAGGAATAATGAAGATATTCTTATCTGTAAAGAA is a window from the Carya illinoinensis cultivar Pawnee chromosome 14, C.illinoinensisPawnee_v1, whole genome shotgun sequence genome containing:
- the LOC122293937 gene encoding disease resistance protein RPV1-like, whose protein sequence is MGQIIATLGPSSSTNSENTKKRKRDNSSCSEEDEIIKTSSLPSSSTPRWKYEVFLSFYGEDTRRGFTDHLHADLKRKGIVVFRDDETLQQGECISQALLKAIQQSQYAIVILSAKYASSKWCLMELAEIVEWKKKTKLITIIPIFYHVDPSDVRNQRGTFEEAFAAHEKDPKVDIKEINTWRKACKIVGGLKGEHIKGDRYESTIIQQISGIIFNNYTMLNIRIHYDGQKLVGINSRVEEMINLLDMESNDVRFLGIHGMGGVGKTTLAEIICGRVSCQFEGSSFISCIREKSTTARGLASLQKELLSMIMPDQEIRIWDHHQGIKLMSTRLQNKKVLIILDDVDCEKQLTALAGNRKWFGPGSRVIITCRDSHILITHGVNDTYKVELLQTADALQLFSLSAFDKTNPPENYKDLSMGFVHYAGGLPLALQVLGRFLFGRTIDAWKSARDQLEANPKKEIFDILKISFDGLEESQQQMFLDVACFLKRFGRLSDFFKKIYPAIDIDVLVNKSLVSISKYPPDKLIMHDLLKKMGQEIVRREDPNEPGRRSRLFGVEDVYDVLKNDTGTDAIEGIFLDLYFETKHGEFNAEAFSKMRKLRFLCFDAALEYIKWHGNPFQYMPSDKLRFLHWRECPSKSWPSSFQPKNVIVLNMPGSHFKQLWKGLMVLDNLKYLNLCDSWKLIETPDLSGVSNLEEIKFSNCTNLCEIHPSIRSLKRLKHLNLKGCSRLGNFLNILGDMTSLERLSLPSSEVSIFPSVIYSLSSLERLQLDGWSRLEKFPDLSRLECLKKFKAYETAITQMPSVNLIPKSIRSLDLKLPKRMPRESRDSVMFISDYSLSKQSSYPTNRDIESPVEFETEEKFRVHIDFSNPASQMYIQRWSLGSRIPEWVHNKK